Proteins from a single region of Carassius gibelio isolate Cgi1373 ecotype wild population from Czech Republic chromosome A5, carGib1.2-hapl.c, whole genome shotgun sequence:
- the LOC128006649 gene encoding carnitine O-acetyltransferase isoform X1, with protein MLGILARTMVKAGMVKPSCLVKPVSVTRIAGRYLAHQEGLPKLPVPPLQQTCERYLPALTPIVDTDELNHTRKLLEEFQKPGGVGERLQKGLEQRGKKMENWLSDWWLQTAYLDYRMPVVVHSSPGVVLPRMEFSDRQGQMRYAAKLIAGVLDFKSMIDNETLPVEYLGGKPLCMNQYYQVLSSCRIPGTTRDTVVNYTLDKRPPTHITVVHNFQFFVLDVYNSDGTPLTVDQIYFQLEKIWNSSLQTNEEPIGILTSHHRNSWGKAYNNLIKDKTNQESVRAIQKSIFTVCLDAPMPRASDDLYRTRAGGQMLHGGGSRWNSGNRWFDKTLQFIIGEDGTCGLIYEHAPAEGPPIVSLIDHVVEYMKKSEMVRTPMVPLRMPQKLSFNITPEIKKDIEEAKQHMNNMVHDLDMKVSVFSHFGKDFPKSQKMSPDAFIQMALQLAYYRIYKRCCPTYESASLRMFRLGRTDTIRSTSIESEKFVQAMDDPAKHNTEKVALLDKAVKAHRAYTDMAIRGQAIDRHLLGLKLQAIEDMAALPEIFIDTSYAVALHFNLSTSQVPAKTNCVMCFGPVVPDGYGVCYNPMDTHINFAVSAFNSCQDTNAARLAQALEDALLDIKTLLEQTPKAKL; from the exons ATGTTGGGCATTCTTGCCAGGACGATG GTCAAGGCTGGTATGGTGAAACCCTCCTGCCTGGTAAAGCCAGTGTCAGTGACACGGATCGCTGGGCGCTACTTGGCCCACCAGGAGGGTCTGCCTAAGCTACCGGTGCCACCACTGCAACAAACATGCGAACGCTATCTGCCCGCCCTGACCCCCATCGTGGACACGGACGAGCTGAATCACACCCGGAAACTGCTGGAGGAGTTTCAGAAGCCAGGCGGTGTTGGAGAGAGACTTCAGAAGGGTCTGGAACAGCGAGGGAAGAAGATGGAAAACTGG CTCTCTGACTGGTGGTTACAGACAGCCTACCTAGACTACCGGATGCCTGTTGTCGTCCATTCAAGTCCTGGGGTCGTCCTTCCCCGTATGGAGTTCAGTGATCGCCAAGGCCAAATGAG ataTGCTGCTAAATTAATCGCTGGAGTTTTAGATTTCAAGAGCATGATTGACAA TGAAACATTGCCAGTGGAGTATCTGGGTGGAAAGCCTCTCTGTATGAACCAGTACTATCAGGTGCTCTCGTCCTGCCGGATCCCTGGAACAACGAGGGACACTGTGGTGAACTACACTTTGGACAAGAGACCTCCCACACATATCACCGTAGTGCACAACTTTCAG TTCTTTGTGCTGGATGTGTACAACAGTGACGGCACGCCACTCACCGTAGACCAGATCTACTTTCAGCTGGAGAAGATCTGGAACTCCTCTTTACAGACCAATGAAGAGCCCATTGGCATCCTAACCTCACACCACCGCAACAGCTGGGGCAAAGCTTACAACAACCTCATCAAGG ATAAAACAAATCAGGAGTCTGTGAGAGCCATTCAGAAGAGTATATTCACAGTGTGTCTGGATGCTCCCATGCCGCGTGCGTCTGATGACTTGTACCGCACGCGTGCTGGAGGCCAGATGCTGCATGGAGGGGGAAGCAGGTGGAACAGCGGAAATCGCTGGTTCGACAAAACATTGCAG TTTATTATTGGAGAGGACGGGACATGTGGGCTGATCTATGAACATGCCCCCGCTGAGGGTCCTCCTATCGTGTCACTGATCGACCATGTGGTGGAATACAT GAAGAAGTCAGAGATGGTCCGTACCCCAATGGTGCCACTGCGTATGCCTCAGAAGCTTAGTTTCAACATCACGCCAGAAATCAAAAAGGACATTGAGGAGGCCAAACAACACATGAACAA CATGGTACATGACTTGGACATGAAAGTCAGTGTGTTTTCCCATTTTGGGAAAGATTTCCCAAAGTCACAGAAGATGAGCCCTGATGCCTTTATTCAGATGGCTCTCCAGCTGGCGTACTACAG GATTTACAAGCGCTGTTGTCCCACCTATGAGAGCGCTTCCCTCCGCATGTTCAGACTGGGCCGAACTGACACTATACGCTCAACATCCATCGAGTCTGAGAAATTCGTCCAGGCCATGGATGACCCAGCCAAACAT AACACAGAGAAAGTGGCTCTGCTAGACAAAGCAGTTAAAGCACACAGAGCTTACACAGACATG GCCATCCGAGGTCAAGCCATCGACAGACATTTGCTCGGACTGAAATTGCAGGCTATTGAGGACATGGCAGCCTTGCCAGAGATATTCATTGATACCTCATATGCTGTGGCACTGCACTTCAACCTCTCCACCAGCCAG GTGCCAGCTAAAACCAACTGTGTGATGTGCTTCGGTCCAGTGGTTCCAGATGGTTATGGTGTGTGCTACAATCCCATGGATACCCACATTAACTTTGCAGTCTCTGCTTTCAACAGCTGCCAAGACACTAACGCAGCACGTCTGGCCCAAGCCCTAGAGGACGCTCTGTTAGACATCAAGACCCTCCTGGAACAGACGCCCAAAGCCAAGCTTTAA
- the LOC128006649 gene encoding carnitine O-acetyltransferase isoform X2, with amino-acid sequence MLGILARTMVKAGMVKPSCLVKPVSVTRIAGRYLAHQEGLPKLPVPPLQQTCERYLPALTPIVDTDELNHTRKLLEEFQKPGGVGERLQKGLEQRGKKMENWLSDWWLQTAYLDYRMPVVVHSSPGVVLPRMEFSDRQGQMRYAAKLIAGVLDFKSMIDNETLPVEYLGGKPLCMNQYYQVLSSCRIPGTTRDTVVNYTLDKRPPTHITVVHNFQFFVLDVYNSDGTPLTVDQIYFQLEKIWNSSLQTNEEPIGILTSHHRNSWGKAYNNLIKDKTNQESVRAIQKSIFTVCLDAPMPRASDDLYRTRAGGQMLHGGGSRWNSGNRWFDKTLQFIIGEDGTCGLIYEHAPAEGPPIVSLIDHVVEYMKKSEMVRTPMVPLRMPQKLSFNITPEIKKDIEEAKQHMNNMVHDLDMKVSVFSHFGKDFPKSQKMSPDAFIQMALQLAYYRIYKRCCPTYESASLRMFRLGRTDTIRSTSIESEKFVQAMDDPAKHVPAKTNCVMCFGPVVPDGYGVCYNPMDTHINFAVSAFNSCQDTNAARLAQALEDALLDIKTLLEQTPKAKL; translated from the exons ATGTTGGGCATTCTTGCCAGGACGATG GTCAAGGCTGGTATGGTGAAACCCTCCTGCCTGGTAAAGCCAGTGTCAGTGACACGGATCGCTGGGCGCTACTTGGCCCACCAGGAGGGTCTGCCTAAGCTACCGGTGCCACCACTGCAACAAACATGCGAACGCTATCTGCCCGCCCTGACCCCCATCGTGGACACGGACGAGCTGAATCACACCCGGAAACTGCTGGAGGAGTTTCAGAAGCCAGGCGGTGTTGGAGAGAGACTTCAGAAGGGTCTGGAACAGCGAGGGAAGAAGATGGAAAACTGG CTCTCTGACTGGTGGTTACAGACAGCCTACCTAGACTACCGGATGCCTGTTGTCGTCCATTCAAGTCCTGGGGTCGTCCTTCCCCGTATGGAGTTCAGTGATCGCCAAGGCCAAATGAG ataTGCTGCTAAATTAATCGCTGGAGTTTTAGATTTCAAGAGCATGATTGACAA TGAAACATTGCCAGTGGAGTATCTGGGTGGAAAGCCTCTCTGTATGAACCAGTACTATCAGGTGCTCTCGTCCTGCCGGATCCCTGGAACAACGAGGGACACTGTGGTGAACTACACTTTGGACAAGAGACCTCCCACACATATCACCGTAGTGCACAACTTTCAG TTCTTTGTGCTGGATGTGTACAACAGTGACGGCACGCCACTCACCGTAGACCAGATCTACTTTCAGCTGGAGAAGATCTGGAACTCCTCTTTACAGACCAATGAAGAGCCCATTGGCATCCTAACCTCACACCACCGCAACAGCTGGGGCAAAGCTTACAACAACCTCATCAAGG ATAAAACAAATCAGGAGTCTGTGAGAGCCATTCAGAAGAGTATATTCACAGTGTGTCTGGATGCTCCCATGCCGCGTGCGTCTGATGACTTGTACCGCACGCGTGCTGGAGGCCAGATGCTGCATGGAGGGGGAAGCAGGTGGAACAGCGGAAATCGCTGGTTCGACAAAACATTGCAG TTTATTATTGGAGAGGACGGGACATGTGGGCTGATCTATGAACATGCCCCCGCTGAGGGTCCTCCTATCGTGTCACTGATCGACCATGTGGTGGAATACAT GAAGAAGTCAGAGATGGTCCGTACCCCAATGGTGCCACTGCGTATGCCTCAGAAGCTTAGTTTCAACATCACGCCAGAAATCAAAAAGGACATTGAGGAGGCCAAACAACACATGAACAA CATGGTACATGACTTGGACATGAAAGTCAGTGTGTTTTCCCATTTTGGGAAAGATTTCCCAAAGTCACAGAAGATGAGCCCTGATGCCTTTATTCAGATGGCTCTCCAGCTGGCGTACTACAG GATTTACAAGCGCTGTTGTCCCACCTATGAGAGCGCTTCCCTCCGCATGTTCAGACTGGGCCGAACTGACACTATACGCTCAACATCCATCGAGTCTGAGAAATTCGTCCAGGCCATGGATGACCCAGCCAAACAT GTGCCAGCTAAAACCAACTGTGTGATGTGCTTCGGTCCAGTGGTTCCAGATGGTTATGGTGTGTGCTACAATCCCATGGATACCCACATTAACTTTGCAGTCTCTGCTTTCAACAGCTGCCAAGACACTAACGCAGCACGTCTGGCCCAAGCCCTAGAGGACGCTCTGTTAGACATCAAGACCCTCCTGGAACAGACGCCCAAAGCCAAGCTTTAA
- the LOC128006675 gene encoding serine/threonine-protein phosphatase 2A activator, protein MLTVNMAETEQSSGPSHEDDKPPNPVDFNFMVPKKEISMVPDMGKWKRSQAYADYIGFILTLNEAVKGKKLTCEYQVSETVEKLLDMLGTLDRWIDETPPVDQPSRFGNKAYRTWYAKLDQEAEALVTAVLPSERHEAAPEIAVYLKESVGNSTRIDYGTGHEAAFAAFLCCLCKVGALRKEDQLAIIFKVFYKYLQVMRKLQKTYRMEPAGSQGVWGLDDFQFLPFIWGSSQLIDHPTLEPRHFVEEKVVNEHHQDYIFLDCIKFISEMKTGPFAEHSNQLWNISAVPNWSKVNQGLIRMYKAECLEKFPVIQHFKFGSLLSIQPVKP, encoded by the exons ATGTTGACGGTAAACATGGCGGAGACTGAGCAGTCGTCAG GTCCTTCCCATGAGGATGACAAGCCTCCCAATCCTGTCGATTTCAACTTCATGGTGCCAAAGAAGGAGATCAGCATGGTGCCTGATATGGGCAAGTGGAAAAGATCACAG GCATATGCTGACTACATAGGATTCATTCTGACCCTGAATGAGGCTGTGAAGGGAAAGAAACTCACATGTGAATACCAGGTGTCTGAG ACAGTGGAGAAGCTGCTTGATATGTTGGGAACATTAGATCGCTGGATCGATGAGACGCCACCAGTAGATCAGCCTTCTCGCTTCGGCAATAAAGCTTACCGCACATGGTATGCTAAACTAGACCAG GAGGCGGAGGCTCTGGTCACAGCCGTTCTGCCGTCAGAGCGTCATGAGGCTGCTCCAGAGATAGCGGTCTACCTGAAAGAGTCTGTGGGCAACTCCACCAGGATTGACTATGGCACAG GTCATGAAGCAGCATTTGCTGCGTTCCTCTGCTGTCTTTGTAAGGTGGGAGCTCTGCGCAAGGAGGACCAGCTGGCCatcatatttaaagttttttacaA GTATCTGCAAGTGATGCGCAAACTGCAGAAGACGTATAGGATGGAGCCGGCAGGGAGTCAGGGAGTGTGGGGTCTGGACGACTTTCAGTTCCTACCCTTTATATGGGGGAGCTCACAGCTTATAG ACCACCCAACCCTGGAGCCCAGACACTTTGTGGAAGAGAAGGTCGTAAACGAGCACCACCAAGACTACATTTTTCTGGATTGCATTAAATTCATCAGTGAG ATGAAAACAGGCCCTTTTGCTGAACACTCGAATCAGCTTTGGAACATCAGCGCTGTTCCTAATTGGTCCAAAGTCAATCAAGGTCTCATACGAATGTATAAAGCAGAA TGTCTAGAAAAATTTCCCGTCATCCAGCATTTCAAGTTTGGCAGCCTGCTCTCCATCCAGCCAGTCAAACCATGA